In one window of Maribacter dokdonensis DSW-8 DNA:
- a CDS encoding TonB-dependent receptor family protein, with protein sequence MKKTLFSLLFILTTFSVLLAQLTTENDSITRLNEVIVIDTLTAKNAIGIVPSQIIGETTFSNYSPVDFISSLNQVSGLYALSGALNTNRITIRGVGSRTLYGTDKLRLYYNNIPITNGTGSSTIEAFDLENLTSVEVIKGPKGTGFGTNLGGAIILNTKQLSDQPTKFTNNTTIGSYGLFKNSLGFTHAEDNFYMTFQYGHMEVEGYRENNRFERDGYLLNTIFKLSKKSELGLLVNHIDYSAQIASSISQEDFNEDPTQAAFTWKASQGYEDNNYSLIGLSHTYYASPNLKNTTSLFYTYLDHYEPAPFNILDEFTNGYGVRTLFSGNLDISENALFYTLGGELYKDEYNWQTFENLYQENEGNGSLQGDQQSKNKEFRNQINIFATASYSITPKLTTQLGLNINKTQYDFRDLFNTGELNTSANRNFKALLLPSIDVNYAFTPTYQLYGNISRGFSNPSLEETLTPDGIINPDIVQETGTNYELGIEHKSEDDRNRFEIAFYIMPINNLLVAKRVGDNQYIGRNAGKTKHQGIDLDWSYRFNVINKITISPFISYTYSNHKFLDFIDEEANEDYSDNALTGVPKNKINSGIQTNFGNGLFFNITHQYVDEIPLTDANTLYSDSFNLLNLKLGYKNQISEQLRIGLDFGINNLTDTKYAQSVLINASGFGGNAPRYFYPGNNINYYGGLKLNYTL encoded by the coding sequence ATGAAAAAAACTCTTTTTAGCCTTCTATTTATTCTTACAACCTTCTCAGTTCTTTTAGCACAGCTAACAACAGAAAATGATAGTATTACCCGTTTAAACGAAGTTATTGTAATTGACACCCTAACAGCTAAAAATGCTATTGGCATTGTGCCATCTCAAATTATAGGGGAAACTACATTTTCCAATTACAGCCCTGTTGACTTTATAAGTTCTTTAAATCAAGTGTCCGGTCTATATGCCCTCTCAGGTGCTTTAAACACCAATAGAATCACCATAAGGGGAGTTGGATCCAGAACCTTATACGGCACAGATAAATTAAGGTTATACTACAACAATATCCCGATTACAAATGGTACGGGTTCTTCCACAATAGAAGCTTTTGATTTAGAAAACCTGACCTCTGTTGAAGTAATTAAAGGACCTAAAGGAACGGGATTTGGAACCAACCTCGGTGGCGCAATAATATTGAACACAAAACAATTAAGCGACCAACCTACAAAGTTTACAAACAATACAACTATTGGTTCTTACGGACTTTTTAAAAACAGCTTAGGATTTACCCATGCAGAAGATAATTTCTATATGACATTTCAATACGGACATATGGAAGTTGAAGGATATCGTGAAAATAACAGATTTGAACGTGACGGATATTTATTAAACACCATCTTTAAACTTTCTAAAAAGAGTGAACTAGGATTATTAGTTAACCATATAGATTATTCTGCCCAAATAGCAAGCTCTATAAGTCAAGAAGATTTTAATGAAGACCCTACCCAAGCTGCATTTACATGGAAAGCATCACAAGGTTATGAAGACAACAATTATAGTCTTATAGGGTTATCGCACACTTACTACGCTAGCCCTAACCTTAAGAATACAACCAGTTTATTTTACACTTACTTGGATCATTACGAACCTGCTCCTTTCAATATTTTAGACGAATTCACCAACGGTTATGGTGTTAGGACATTATTTTCTGGGAACTTGGACATATCTGAAAACGCTCTCTTTTACACTTTAGGTGGTGAGCTTTACAAAGACGAATACAATTGGCAAACTTTTGAAAATCTATATCAGGAAAATGAAGGCAATGGAAGCCTTCAAGGAGATCAACAGTCAAAAAATAAAGAATTCAGAAACCAAATAAACATTTTCGCAACTGCCTCTTATTCAATTACACCCAAACTTACCACACAGTTAGGGCTGAATATCAACAAAACCCAATATGATTTTAGGGACTTGTTCAATACAGGGGAGCTAAATACCAGCGCAAATAGAAACTTTAAAGCCTTGTTGCTACCAAGTATAGATGTTAACTACGCATTTACACCTACCTACCAATTATATGGTAACATTAGTCGCGGATTTTCCAATCCTAGTTTAGAAGAAACGTTAACACCTGATGGAATAATCAATCCGGACATCGTACAAGAAACCGGCACAAACTATGAATTAGGCATAGAGCACAAGAGTGAAGATGACAGGAATAGATTTGAAATTGCCTTTTATATAATGCCGATAAACAATTTATTAGTAGCCAAACGTGTTGGCGACAATCAATATATTGGTAGAAATGCCGGGAAAACCAAACATCAAGGAATTGATCTTGACTGGAGTTACAGATTTAATGTCATCAATAAAATAACCATATCGCCATTTATCAGCTACACTTACAGCAATCATAAATTCTTAGACTTTATAGATGAAGAAGCAAATGAAGATTATTCAGATAATGCTTTAACAGGTGTACCAAAAAACAAAATCAATTCAGGGATACAAACCAATTTTGGTAATGGACTATTCTTTAATATTACGCATCAATATGTAGATGAAATTCCGTTGACGGACGCAAATACCTTGTATAGCGATTCTTTTAACTTATTGAACTTAAAACTAGGATACAAAAATCAAATATCAGAACAACTGAGAATAGGTTTAGATTTTGGCATCAATAATTTAACCGATACTAAATACGCACAATCAGTATTGATAAATGCTAGTGGATTTGGAGGAAATGCCCCAAGGTATTTCTACCCTGGGAACAATATCAATTACTATGGTGGCTTAAAATTAAACTACACCTTATAG
- a CDS encoding DUF3575 domain-containing protein: MNKFIFTTLLIFATTSSFAQAYYNDDNSHEVKLNIGQFLITTTVELGYEYYINEDTSIGGTIYFDGKSTDYNGNFGIGPNLRAYFGFEPKSGLFAEVFGLYYTGDDDVDTQNIGTRNYDYSTIALGLGGGYKWATRSQKFTIELNGGLGRNINPEDFQDDFMFRAGLSLGFRF; encoded by the coding sequence ATGAACAAGTTCATTTTTACAACCCTTCTAATATTTGCAACAACATCTTCTTTTGCACAAGCATATTATAATGACGATAATAGCCATGAGGTTAAACTGAATATTGGTCAGTTTTTAATTACCACTACGGTTGAACTTGGCTATGAATATTATATTAATGAAGATACCAGTATAGGAGGAACAATATATTTTGATGGAAAATCAACTGATTACAATGGTAACTTTGGTATAGGACCCAACTTAAGAGCTTATTTTGGTTTTGAACCAAAAAGTGGCCTCTTTGCAGAGGTCTTTGGTTTATATTACACTGGAGATGACGATGTAGACACTCAAAATATAGGCACAAGAAATTATGACTATTCTACCATTGCACTTGGTCTGGGTGGTGGTTATAAATGGGCTACCAGAAGTCAAAAATTTACCATTGAATTAAACGGAGGTTTGGGCAGAAATATTAACCCAGAAGATTTCCAAGATGACTTTATGTTTAGAGCAGGATTATCTTTAGGTTTTAGGTTTTAA
- a CDS encoding exodeoxyribonuclease III, which yields MKIISYNVNGIRAAIRKGFLDWLVAVSPDVVCLQEIKANEEQLDLSLFEKAGYKYNYWYSAQKKGYSGVAILSKTKPDAVVFGTGIEYMDFEGRNIRADFGEVSIMSMYLPSGTNIERLEHKLMYMADFRQYVDGLKKTNPNLIVLGDYNICHEARDIHNPVGLKNVSGFLPVEREWIGDFIDSGFVDSFREFNSEPDNYTWWSYRANARNNNKGWRLDYAMVASTLKERLLRSVILSEAKHSDHCPILIELDS from the coding sequence ATGAAAATCATATCCTACAATGTAAATGGTATTAGGGCGGCAATAAGAAAAGGTTTTTTGGATTGGTTGGTTGCAGTTTCGCCAGATGTTGTTTGTCTGCAGGAAATAAAGGCAAATGAAGAGCAGTTGGATCTTTCATTGTTTGAAAAAGCGGGATATAAATATAATTATTGGTATAGTGCACAAAAAAAAGGATATAGCGGAGTGGCAATTCTTTCAAAAACAAAACCAGATGCTGTAGTATTTGGTACCGGTATAGAGTATATGGATTTTGAGGGTAGAAATATTAGAGCGGATTTTGGTGAAGTATCAATTATGAGCATGTATTTACCTTCTGGTACCAACATTGAAAGATTGGAGCACAAGTTGATGTATATGGCAGATTTTAGACAATATGTTGATGGACTTAAAAAAACCAATCCTAATCTTATTGTGTTGGGAGATTATAATATATGTCATGAAGCTAGGGATATTCATAACCCTGTAGGACTTAAAAATGTTTCTGGTTTTTTACCAGTTGAGAGAGAATGGATAGGGGATTTTATAGACAGTGGTTTTGTAGATAGTTTCAGGGAGTTTAATTCTGAGCCAGATAATTATACATGGTGGAGTTATAGGGCAAATGCCAGAAACAACAATAAAGGTTGGCGTTTAGACTATGCCATGGTGGCTTCTACATTGAAAGAAAGGTTGTTGAGGTCCGTTATATTATCAGAAGCCAAACATAGTGATCACTGTCCAATTTTAATTGAGTTAGATAGTTGA
- a CDS encoding aldo/keto reductase gives MIYTKLPHTEIEVSKICLGTMTWGNQNTEEEGHEQINYALDKGINFLDTAELYPVPAHKDRYADTERVIGNWFKKNGNREDIVLASKIAGKAEMTKFIRTTGFTREAIIEAVEGSLTRLQTDYIDLYQLHWPDRNTNYFGQRGYKHDISDHWEDNIHQVLETMRDLIREGKIKHVGLSNETPWGTMRFLEESKVHVTLPRTITVQNPYSLLNRLFEVGMSEIAMREQVGLLAYSPMGFGALSGKYLGDRMPEGSRLSLFPQYNRYIGDTAVEATKKYYELAQANGLTLAQMALAFVNTRPFVTSTIIGATNLRQLEENIGSIDVTLSDDVLKEIEAIHGSIPNPAP, from the coding sequence ATGATCTATACCAAATTACCGCACACTGAAATTGAAGTAAGTAAAATTTGTTTAGGTACAATGACCTGGGGAAACCAGAATACCGAAGAAGAAGGTCATGAGCAAATAAATTATGCACTGGATAAGGGAATTAATTTTTTGGATACTGCAGAGTTGTATCCCGTACCTGCACATAAAGATAGATATGCCGATACCGAGAGGGTCATAGGTAATTGGTTCAAAAAAAATGGTAACAGAGAAGATATTGTACTTGCGTCTAAAATTGCCGGAAAAGCAGAAATGACAAAGTTCATTCGTACTACAGGATTTACCAGAGAGGCCATAATTGAAGCTGTTGAAGGTAGTTTAACTAGATTGCAAACAGATTATATTGACCTATATCAATTACATTGGCCAGATAGAAATACCAATTACTTTGGACAAAGGGGGTACAAACATGATATTTCTGACCATTGGGAAGATAATATTCATCAGGTTTTGGAGACCATGCGCGATTTAATTCGTGAGGGGAAAATTAAGCACGTAGGTTTGTCAAATGAAACGCCATGGGGAACCATGCGTTTTTTAGAAGAAAGTAAGGTACATGTTACTTTGCCAAGAACTATAACGGTACAAAACCCTTATAGTTTACTGAACAGATTGTTTGAAGTGGGAATGTCGGAAATAGCCATGAGAGAGCAAGTTGGGCTATTGGCGTATTCGCCAATGGGTTTCGGTGCTCTGAGTGGTAAATATTTGGGTGATAGAATGCCGGAAGGGTCAAGATTAAGCCTGTTTCCCCAGTACAATAGATATATTGGAGATACGGCTGTTGAGGCTACCAAAAAGTATTATGAACTTGCTCAGGCCAACGGTTTAACTTTAGCGCAAATGGCATTGGCCTTTGTGAATACAAGACCATTTGTTACCAGTACAATTATAGGTGCAACAAATTTAAGGCAGCTAGAAGAAAATATTGGCAGTATAGACGTTACTCTTTCTGATGATGTTCTTAAAGAAATAGAAGCCATACACGGTTCAATTCCAAATCCGGCTCCATAA
- the radA gene encoding DNA repair protein RadA — protein MAKTKTAFFCQNCGTQYAKWVGQCSACKQWNTVVEEVVQKEEKSSWKTPSQSSKRVSKPLLVNEISIEKEVRLNTFDLEFNRVLGGGLVPGALVLLGGEPGVGKSTLLLQIALKLPYKTLYVSGEESQKQIKMRADRIHPNSETCFILTETKTQNIFKQIEATEPDIVVIDSIQTLHSDYIESAAGSISQIRECTAELIKFAKETNTPVILIGHITKDGSIAGPKILEHMVDTVLQFEGDRNYVYRILRSLKNRFGSTAELGIYEMQGSGLREVNNPSEVLISKNDDGLSGTAIAATVEGMRPLLIEIQALVSTAVYGTPQRSTTGYNVKRLNMLLAVLEKRAGFKLGAKDVFLNITGGISVDDPAIDLAVIAAILSSNEDIPIDKGICFAAEIGLAGEIRPVQRVEQRILEAEKLGYETIIISKNNKIGLKSTKIRILLASKIEEVAGNLFG, from the coding sequence ATGGCCAAAACAAAAACTGCCTTTTTTTGTCAAAATTGCGGCACCCAATATGCAAAATGGGTAGGGCAATGTTCTGCTTGCAAACAATGGAACACTGTTGTTGAAGAGGTTGTACAAAAAGAAGAAAAATCTAGTTGGAAAACCCCTTCACAAAGCTCAAAAAGAGTTTCAAAACCTCTTTTGGTCAATGAAATTAGTATTGAAAAAGAAGTTCGTTTAAATACTTTTGATCTTGAATTCAATAGAGTTCTTGGTGGCGGATTAGTACCTGGAGCATTGGTGCTCTTAGGTGGGGAACCTGGTGTAGGAAAGAGCACACTACTGCTTCAAATTGCCTTAAAACTACCGTATAAAACGTTATATGTTTCAGGCGAAGAAAGCCAAAAACAAATTAAAATGCGTGCTGACAGAATTCACCCGAACAGTGAAACCTGTTTTATACTTACAGAAACCAAAACTCAAAATATATTTAAGCAAATTGAAGCTACAGAACCAGATATTGTAGTCATTGATTCTATACAAACGCTGCACTCCGATTATATTGAATCTGCTGCCGGAAGTATTTCTCAAATTAGGGAATGCACTGCGGAACTTATAAAATTTGCCAAAGAGACCAATACACCTGTCATTTTAATTGGGCATATTACAAAAGACGGTTCTATTGCCGGACCAAAGATTTTAGAGCATATGGTTGATACCGTTCTTCAATTTGAAGGTGACCGTAATTATGTTTACAGAATTCTAAGGTCACTAAAAAATAGATTTGGATCCACAGCGGAACTTGGTATTTACGAAATGCAAGGTAGTGGCCTAAGAGAAGTCAACAATCCGTCAGAGGTATTAATATCCAAAAATGATGATGGTTTAAGTGGTACTGCCATTGCAGCTACCGTTGAAGGCATGCGGCCACTGCTTATAGAAATTCAAGCTTTGGTAAGTACCGCGGTTTATGGAACACCTCAACGTTCAACTACGGGCTATAATGTTAAAAGACTAAACATGCTCTTGGCCGTTTTAGAAAAACGTGCTGGCTTCAAACTAGGTGCAAAAGATGTTTTCTTGAATATTACCGGTGGCATATCCGTAGACGACCCTGCTATTGATTTGGCAGTTATCGCCGCAATTTTGTCGAGCAATGAAGACATACCTATTGACAAAGGCATTTGTTTTGCTGCAGAAATTGGGCTTGCAGGTGAAATTAGACCTGTACAAAGAGTTGAACAACGAATTCTTGAAGCAGAAAAACTAGGCTATGAAACAATTATTATTTCAAAAAATAATAAAATAGGCCTTAAATCAACCAAAATAAGAATTCTATTGGCTTCTAAAATTGAAGAAGTTGCCGGTAATTTATTTGGTTAA
- a CDS encoding alpha/beta hydrolase translates to MRYLYFFFALLFGYTSYAQVTQEIFESFKLQERRDVHYYFPENLDETKKYPIIIVLDGEYLFEQVVATSKFYSRFHGMPQSIVVGIDQSKNDLRYEDCAFDPENGLPSEKGKSFYEFIGMELIPYLDLNYSTAPFKMIVGYDITANFMNYWLFKDNSIFDGYVSISPTLAPEMESRLPMRLGTFDNQIFYQLIVEGEESNDRQRILGMNNDIKAIDKESLHYFFDEYTNADHISVATYGIGKAFDNIFGMFKPISPKEYKTQILTSEEPVYNYLENKYQGIVDMFGFSKPVELNDIMAIYAASRKKEDFESLKPLSDLCKKEYPETMLGFYFEAEYYEQLGEPKKALRTFEKSFQMEEIDFLTKEMALEKMDALKADFGF, encoded by the coding sequence ATGCGTTATCTATACTTTTTTTTCGCACTATTATTTGGTTACACCTCTTATGCACAAGTGACCCAAGAAATTTTTGAATCTTTTAAACTGCAAGAGCGAAGAGATGTACATTACTACTTTCCAGAAAATTTAGATGAAACCAAAAAATACCCTATAATCATTGTACTTGATGGCGAGTACCTTTTTGAACAAGTTGTAGCAACATCCAAATTTTACAGTAGATTTCATGGTATGCCGCAAAGTATTGTTGTAGGTATTGACCAAAGCAAAAACGATCTAAGATATGAAGATTGTGCTTTTGACCCCGAAAACGGACTACCATCCGAAAAAGGCAAAAGCTTCTACGAATTCATAGGCATGGAGCTAATACCCTATCTAGACCTTAACTATAGTACCGCTCCCTTTAAAATGATAGTAGGATATGATATCACCGCAAATTTTATGAATTATTGGTTATTTAAAGATAATTCTATTTTTGACGGTTATGTTAGTATTTCTCCAACACTAGCACCAGAAATGGAAAGCAGGCTACCTATGAGATTAGGTACTTTTGACAATCAGATTTTTTACCAATTGATCGTTGAAGGGGAAGAGAGTAATGACAGGCAAAGAATTTTGGGCATGAACAATGATATAAAAGCCATTGATAAAGAGTCTCTACATTATTTCTTTGATGAATATACCAACGCAGATCATATTTCTGTAGCTACCTACGGTATAGGGAAAGCATTTGACAATATTTTTGGCATGTTCAAACCCATAAGTCCAAAAGAATATAAAACACAAATTCTTACCAGTGAAGAGCCTGTTTACAATTATCTTGAAAACAAATACCAAGGTATAGTTGATATGTTTGGTTTTAGCAAACCTGTAGAATTAAATGACATCATGGCAATTTATGCCGCTTCTAGAAAAAAAGAAGATTTTGAATCGTTAAAACCATTATCTGATCTTTGTAAAAAAGAATACCCAGAGACTATGCTAGGTTTTTATTTTGAGGCTGAGTATTATGAACAACTGGGCGAACCCAAGAAAGCATTAAGAACATTTGAGAAATCTTTTCAAATGGAAGAAATAGATTTTTTAACTAAAGAAATGGCCCTTGAGAAAATGGATGCACTGAAAGCCGATTTTGGTTTTTAA
- a CDS encoding lysylphosphatidylglycerol synthase transmembrane domain-containing protein, producing MTDTLKKNLKIILPIALGVFLVWYSYNSTTPENRKEILFYIKEANPLYVFLSVLLGILGHVSRAIRWNYLLEPLGYKPKLLNNILIILTSYFANLGIPRTGEILRATALTTYENVPFEKGFGTIVTERVIDVIMLLLVVTIAFFLQTDIILGLLQERGFNATTLILMALLGAALFLLFIFFIKKSNSAIANKIKTFVKGLLDGVFSIFKMKNKWLFILHTFFIWGCYIGMLWIIKFTVPETISLTLSQLLVAFVAGAFAMATTNGGIGLYPIAVSSALAIFGISSVSGDAFGWIIWIAQTLMIVVFGAISFLLLPLLNRSK from the coding sequence TTGACCGACACTCTGAAAAAAAATCTTAAAATTATACTCCCAATTGCCTTGGGAGTTTTTTTGGTTTGGTACTCTTACAATTCTACTACACCTGAGAATAGAAAGGAAATTCTATTTTATATTAAAGAAGCCAATCCGCTTTATGTATTCCTTTCGGTATTATTGGGCATTCTTGGTCATGTTTCCAGAGCTATCAGATGGAATTACCTTTTAGAACCTTTAGGGTATAAGCCCAAGCTTTTAAACAATATTCTAATAATTCTAACCTCTTATTTTGCCAACCTTGGTATACCCAGAACAGGAGAAATCTTAAGGGCAACCGCATTGACCACTTACGAAAATGTTCCTTTTGAAAAAGGCTTTGGCACTATCGTTACAGAAAGGGTTATAGACGTAATAATGCTGCTTTTAGTAGTTACTATAGCATTTTTTCTTCAAACAGATATCATTTTAGGACTTCTACAAGAACGTGGTTTTAACGCAACCACCCTAATACTTATGGCATTGCTAGGCGCAGCCCTGTTCTTGCTGTTTATATTTTTCATTAAAAAATCTAATAGTGCCATAGCCAATAAAATTAAAACCTTTGTAAAAGGATTACTTGATGGCGTGTTCAGCATTTTTAAAATGAAAAATAAATGGCTGTTCATTCTGCATACATTTTTTATTTGGGGCTGTTATATCGGCATGCTTTGGATTATTAAATTTACCGTGCCAGAAACCATTTCCCTGACACTAAGTCAACTATTGGTAGCCTTCGTTGCTGGAGCCTTTGCAATGGCAACAACAAACGGTGGTATAGGACTTTATCCAATAGCAGTAAGTAGTGCTTTGGCCATCTTTGGAATAAGTTCTGTATCTGGAGATGCCTTTGGTTGGATCATTTGGATCGCACAGACTTTAATGATAGTTGTTTTTGGTGCAATATCTTTTCTTCTATTACCGTTATTGAACAGAAGCAAGTAA
- the panD gene encoding aspartate 1-decarboxylase, giving the protein MQVEVVKSKIHRVKVTGADLNYVGSITIDEDLMDAANFIRGEKVQIVNNNNGERLETYIIPGPRKSGEITLNGAAARKVAVGDVLILISYTWMDIEDAKKFNPSLVFPNEENNLLT; this is encoded by the coding sequence ATGCAAGTAGAAGTAGTTAAATCTAAAATACACCGTGTAAAAGTTACCGGTGCCGATCTTAATTATGTTGGCAGTATTACAATTGATGAAGATTTAATGGATGCCGCTAATTTTATTCGTGGTGAAAAGGTTCAGATTGTCAATAACAATAATGGTGAAAGATTAGAGACCTACATTATTCCCGGTCCAAGAAAAAGCGGTGAGATAACCTTAAATGGTGCCGCCGCAAGAAAAGTCGCCGTTGGTGATGTTTTAATTTTAATTTCCTATACTTGGATGGATATTGAAGATGCAAAGAAATTTAACCCTTCTTTAGTTTTCCCTAATGAAGAAAACAACCTATTAACTTAG
- the panC gene encoding pantoate--beta-alanine ligase, protein MQVIKTKKVLTEKLNKLGSSLNLGLVPTMGALHQGHASLIRKAVEENDKVVVSIFVNPTQFNNLEDLNKYPKTLDADLHLISEISEDIIVFTPEVSEIYPKTVVPKIYDFEGLDKVMEGEFRDDHFNGVGTIVEELLIVVHPTRAYFGEKDFQQLRIIQKLTEIRQIPVEIIGCEIVREDHGLAMSSRNERLSKETRLKAAFIYETLKAAKIKFGTDNALSIKEWVVNEFKRTNDFELEYFDITDVETLTPIIEKTNNLKYRAFIAVYVENVRLIDNIALN, encoded by the coding sequence ATGCAGGTAATAAAGACGAAAAAAGTACTTACGGAAAAACTTAATAAACTTGGCAGCAGCCTAAATTTAGGTCTTGTACCTACCATGGGAGCGCTACATCAAGGGCATGCATCTTTAATAAGGAAAGCTGTTGAAGAGAATGATAAAGTCGTAGTCAGTATTTTTGTAAATCCTACACAGTTCAATAATTTAGAAGATTTAAACAAGTACCCTAAGACTTTAGATGCTGATTTACATTTAATTTCCGAAATATCTGAAGACATCATTGTATTTACGCCGGAAGTCTCTGAAATATATCCTAAAACCGTTGTTCCAAAAATTTACGATTTTGAGGGTTTGGACAAAGTCATGGAAGGGGAATTTAGAGATGATCATTTTAACGGTGTAGGCACCATTGTAGAAGAATTGCTTATTGTAGTACACCCTACTAGGGCGTACTTTGGTGAAAAGGATTTTCAACAACTACGTATTATACAGAAACTTACCGAAATAAGACAAATACCGGTTGAAATAATTGGTTGTGAAATTGTCAGAGAAGATCATGGGTTGGCCATGAGTTCTAGAAACGAAAGGTTAAGCAAAGAAACACGACTAAAAGCAGCATTCATTTACGAAACCTTAAAGGCTGCCAAAATCAAATTTGGCACGGATAATGCTCTGAGTATTAAAGAATGGGTAGTTAATGAGTTTAAAAGAACGAATGATTTTGAACTTGAGTATTTTGATATAACCGATGTCGAAACCCTAACACCCATAATTGAAAAAACAAATAATTTAAAATACAGGGCCTTTATTGCCGTTTACGTAGAGAACGTAAGGTTAATAGATAACATAGCCCTAAATTAA
- a CDS encoding glycogen/starch synthase, producing the protein MNGKKILFVSSELVPYLPENEVSLMSYEAPRMVNSNGGQIRIFMPRYGNINERRHQLHEVIRLSGMNLVINDMDMPLIIKVASIPKERIQVYFIDNEEYFKRKATFTDKQGNLFPDNDQRAIFFAKGVMETVKKLNWSPDIIHVHGWMASLLPLYLKKYYADEPLFADSKIVLSVYGKTFEGALDKDMIKRISFDGIPEEEIASLGEPTYNNLLKVAVDYSDAVILASEDIPDELESHITNQEKPVLPYVPVQEFEEAYANFYNTEVLK; encoded by the coding sequence ATGAATGGTAAAAAGATATTGTTTGTATCTTCTGAATTAGTTCCTTACTTACCCGAAAACGAAGTTTCCTTAATGTCTTATGAAGCACCTAGAATGGTCAACAGCAATGGTGGCCAGATTAGAATATTCATGCCTAGATATGGAAACATCAATGAAAGAAGACATCAGTTACATGAAGTAATTAGACTTTCTGGAATGAATTTGGTCATTAATGATATGGATATGCCATTGATCATTAAAGTGGCATCTATTCCAAAGGAAAGAATTCAGGTTTACTTTATTGATAACGAAGAGTACTTTAAGCGAAAAGCAACCTTTACGGATAAACAAGGAAACTTATTTCCGGATAACGACCAACGTGCAATATTTTTTGCAAAAGGTGTTATGGAAACCGTGAAAAAATTGAATTGGTCACCAGATATTATACATGTTCACGGTTGGATGGCGAGTTTATTGCCGTTGTACTTGAAAAAGTATTATGCTGATGAGCCACTTTTTGCTGACAGTAAAATTGTATTGTCGGTATACGGTAAAACATTTGAAGGTGCCTTGGATAAGGATATGATCAAAAGAATTTCTTTTGATGGTATACCTGAAGAGGAAATTGCTTCATTAGGTGAACCTACCTATAATAATTTGTTAAAGGTGGCTGTTGATTACTCCGATGCTGTTATTTTAGCTTCGGAAGATATTCCAGATGAATTGGAAAGCCACATTACCAACCAAGAAAAACCAGTGTTGCCATATGTCCCTGTTCAAGAATTTGAAGAGGCTTATGCAAATTTTTATAACACCGAAGTTTTAAAATAA